A window from Aeromonas rivipollensis encodes these proteins:
- the ftsB gene encoding cell division protein FtsB, whose translation MRLLTLILLLLLGGLQYDFWLGKNGLSDYRELSNAIERQQQDNLVLKDRNNLIYREIDDLTSGLEAIEELSRNDLGYIKQGETFYRIIPKDKDQVTEPDGVPYDD comes from the coding sequence ATGCGGCTACTCACTCTTATCCTGCTCCTCCTCTTGGGAGGGCTGCAATATGACTTCTGGCTGGGGAAAAACGGCCTATCCGATTATCGGGAGCTCTCCAATGCCATCGAGCGGCAACAGCAGGACAATCTGGTTCTCAAGGACCGCAACAACCTGATTTACCGGGAGATCGACGATCTGACCTCGGGCCTTGAGGCCATCGAGGAGCTGTCGCGCAACGATCTTGGCTACATCAAGCAGGGCGAGACCTTCTACCGGATCATTCCCAAAGACAAAGACCAAGTAACGGAGCCGGACGGCGTCCCCTACGATGACTGA
- the ispD gene encoding 2-C-methyl-D-erythritol 4-phosphate cytidylyltransferase — protein sequence MTDCLSGLTAIVPAAGIGSRMGADCPKQYLTLAGKTILEHTLGCLLSHPAIARVIVALAPHDGWFEQLAVASDPRILRVEGGNERAYSVLNALHVAEGKWVLVHDAARPCLCHSDLDKLIATAMVCDGAILGSRVRDTMKRTDAAGNIVATVEREQLWHALTPQMFPTGTLKRALEEGLALGALITDEASAMERAGFTVKMVEGRADNIKVTRPEDLSLAELFLQQQSARQLARPD from the coding sequence ATGACTGATTGCCTCAGCGGACTGACCGCCATAGTTCCGGCCGCCGGTATCGGCAGCCGCATGGGGGCCGACTGCCCCAAGCAGTACCTGACACTGGCAGGGAAGACCATCCTGGAGCATACGCTCGGCTGCCTATTGTCCCATCCGGCCATAGCCCGGGTGATAGTGGCGCTGGCGCCGCACGATGGGTGGTTCGAACAACTGGCCGTGGCGTCCGACCCGCGCATTCTGCGGGTCGAGGGGGGGAACGAGCGCGCCTATTCGGTGCTCAACGCCCTGCATGTGGCAGAGGGGAAGTGGGTGCTGGTACACGATGCCGCCCGTCCCTGCCTCTGCCACAGCGATCTCGACAAGCTGATCGCGACAGCCATGGTGTGCGATGGGGCTATCCTCGGCAGCCGGGTGCGGGACACCATGAAACGCACCGATGCAGCAGGCAACATAGTGGCCACCGTCGAGCGAGAACAGCTCTGGCATGCCCTGACGCCGCAGATGTTCCCCACCGGCACCCTGAAACGGGCGCTGGAGGAGGGGCTGGCACTGGGGGCCCTCATCACAGACGAAGCCTCCGCCATGGAGCGCGCCGGTTTTACCGTGAAGATGGTGGAGGGGCGTGCCGACAACATCAAGGTGACCCGACCGGAAGATCTCTCCCTGGCCGAGCTCTTTTTACAACAACAGAGTGCGCGCCAGCTGGCGCGACCCGATTGA
- the ispF gene encoding 2-C-methyl-D-erythritol 2,4-cyclodiphosphate synthase, whose product MMRIGHGFDVHKFGGVGPCMLGGVPVPYEQGLLAHSDGDVVLHAVSDALLGAIGAGDIGRHFPDTAAQFKGIDSRILLRDVFARVQQAGYAIGNLDVTIIAQAPKMAPHIAAMCAVLAADLQCDLNRVNVKATTTEQLGFTGRKEGIATEAVVLLVKQ is encoded by the coding sequence ATGATGCGAATTGGACATGGTTTTGACGTGCACAAGTTTGGCGGGGTTGGCCCCTGCATGCTGGGTGGCGTCCCGGTACCCTATGAACAGGGCCTGCTGGCCCATTCCGATGGTGACGTTGTGCTGCATGCGGTGAGCGATGCCCTGCTGGGAGCCATCGGCGCCGGCGACATTGGTCGCCACTTCCCCGATACCGCAGCGCAATTCAAGGGGATCGACAGCCGCATCCTGCTGCGGGACGTCTTTGCCCGGGTACAGCAGGCGGGCTACGCCATCGGCAACCTGGATGTGACCATCATCGCCCAGGCTCCCAAGATGGCGCCCCATATCGCGGCCATGTGCGCCGTGCTGGCGGCCGATCTGCAATGTGATTTGAACCGGGTGAATGTCAAGGCGACCACCACTGAACAACTCGGGTTTACGGGGCGCAAGGAAGGGATCGCCACCGAAGCCGTCGTCTTACTGGTGAAACAATGA
- the truD gene encoding tRNA pseudouridine(13) synthase TruD: MLEQLNYLHGAPVARGILKAEAADFVVNEDLGFEPCGEGEHIFVRVRKTGENTAWVAGLLADAAGVNRNAVTWAGLKDRHAVTEQWFGIHLPGKGEPDLSVIQSDSIQILQAKRHNKKLRVGYLKGNHFTLRLTGLEQAGDLEARLQAIATQGVPNYYGEQRFGRDGNNLDAAKAMFAGKRIKDRNKRSLYLSAARSMLFNAIVSARIEQGLAHQLLAGDCVMLKGSHSIFSEEVLTPELEARLASGDVQLTAPQWGRGRLASQGAAAEFEQAVLAPYAEWCDGLEKAGLDQDRRPLLLKPEQMSWQQDGEVLTLSFFLPAGAFATSVVRELMQAEEADHGFRNPTDANSGQ; the protein is encoded by the coding sequence ATGCTGGAACAGCTGAACTATCTGCACGGGGCGCCTGTCGCCCGCGGCATCCTCAAGGCCGAGGCCGCCGACTTCGTGGTGAATGAAGATCTCGGCTTCGAACCTTGCGGGGAAGGGGAGCACATCTTCGTGCGGGTGCGCAAAACCGGCGAGAACACCGCCTGGGTGGCGGGCCTGCTGGCCGATGCGGCCGGGGTCAATCGCAATGCGGTGACCTGGGCGGGCTTGAAGGATCGCCACGCGGTGACCGAGCAGTGGTTCGGCATTCATCTGCCGGGCAAGGGCGAACCGGATCTCTCTGTCATCCAGAGCGACAGCATCCAGATCCTGCAGGCCAAGCGCCACAACAAGAAGTTGCGGGTTGGCTACCTCAAGGGCAACCACTTCACCCTGCGCCTCACCGGCCTGGAGCAGGCAGGCGATCTGGAAGCCCGGTTGCAGGCCATCGCTACTCAGGGCGTACCCAACTACTACGGCGAGCAGCGTTTCGGCCGGGATGGCAACAACCTGGACGCGGCCAAGGCCATGTTTGCCGGCAAGCGGATCAAGGATCGCAACAAGCGCTCCCTCTACCTCTCCGCCGCCCGCAGCATGCTGTTCAATGCCATCGTCAGCGCCCGCATCGAGCAGGGGCTGGCACACCAGCTGCTGGCCGGTGACTGCGTGATGCTCAAGGGCAGCCACTCCATCTTCAGTGAAGAGGTGCTGACCCCGGAGCTGGAGGCGCGCCTCGCCTCCGGCGACGTGCAGCTCACCGCCCCCCAGTGGGGCCGTGGCCGACTGGCGAGCCAGGGTGCCGCCGCCGAGTTTGAACAGGCGGTGCTGGCGCCTTACGCCGAATGGTGTGACGGGCTGGAGAAGGCCGGGCTGGATCAGGACAGGCGTCCGCTGCTGCTCAAGCCGGAGCAGATGAGCTGGCAGCAGGATGGCGAGGTGCTGACCCTCTCCTTCTTCCTGCCGGCCGGTGCCTTTGCCACCAGCGTGGTGCGCGAGTTAATGCAGGCCGAAGAGGCCGATCACGGTTTCAGGAACCCAACCGATGCGAATTCTGGTCAGTAA
- the surE gene encoding 5'/3'-nucleotidase SurE yields the protein MRILVSNDDGVHAEGIRALSEALTACGEVIVVAPDRNRSGASHSLTLEVPLRVTRLGETGFNGSESYAVKGTPTDCVHLAVNELVRPEPDMVVAGINHGANLGDDVIYSGTVAAATEGRHLGFPSIAISLVGKTHFATAAHYAALLVKGLMKHPLPADQILNVNVPDLPLEQIKGIRVTRLGNRHPAESVIRSEDPRGQPIYWIGPPGSQQDAGDGTDFAAIEQGYVSITPLTIDMTAYDSLASLGAWLDLQG from the coding sequence ATGCGAATTCTGGTCAGTAATGACGATGGAGTACATGCCGAGGGCATTCGTGCCCTCAGCGAGGCGCTGACTGCCTGCGGCGAAGTCATTGTGGTGGCGCCGGATCGCAACCGCAGCGGCGCGAGTCACTCCCTGACGCTGGAAGTGCCGCTGCGGGTTACGCGCCTTGGCGAAACCGGCTTTAATGGCAGCGAGAGCTATGCGGTGAAGGGCACCCCGACCGACTGCGTGCACCTGGCGGTCAACGAGCTGGTGCGCCCGGAACCGGACATGGTTGTGGCCGGGATCAACCACGGCGCCAACCTGGGGGATGATGTCATCTACTCTGGCACTGTCGCAGCGGCCACCGAGGGGCGCCACCTCGGCTTCCCCTCCATCGCCATCTCCCTGGTAGGCAAGACCCACTTCGCCACGGCTGCCCACTACGCGGCCCTGCTGGTGAAGGGGCTGATGAAACACCCCCTGCCTGCCGATCAGATCCTCAACGTCAATGTGCCTGACCTGCCCCTCGAGCAGATCAAGGGGATCAGGGTGACCCGCCTTGGCAACCGCCATCCCGCCGAGTCGGTGATCCGCAGCGAGGATCCCCGTGGTCAGCCCATCTACTGGATAGGCCCCCCCGGCAGCCAGCAGGATGCGGGAGATGGCACGGATTTCGCCGCCATCGAGCAGGGTTATGTCTCCATCACCCCGTTGACCATCGACATGACTGCCTATGACAGTCTGGCGAGTCTGGGTGCCTGGCTGGATCTGCAGGGATGA
- a CDS encoding protein-L-isoaspartate(D-aspartate) O-methyltransferase codes for MTVWRVWVPGWICRDDVVIVQRLLNQLIAQDIRDFRVLAAIAKVPRQLFVDEAMAHKAWDNTALPIGHGQTISQPYIVARMTELLIQNDPAHVLEIGTGSGYQTAVLAHLVEHVYTVERIKSLQFQARRRLRQLDLHNVSAKHGNGWLGWPNKGPFDAILVTAAASEVPKALTDQLAEGGRLVLPVGDSQQTLQLIERSGSQLTSRILEPVRFVPLIDGDVE; via the coding sequence ATGACAGTCTGGCGAGTCTGGGTGCCTGGCTGGATCTGCAGGGATGACGTTGTGATAGTACAGCGCCTGTTGAATCAACTGATTGCCCAGGACATTCGTGATTTCCGCGTACTCGCGGCGATTGCGAAAGTGCCGCGTCAGCTGTTTGTGGATGAAGCCATGGCCCACAAGGCCTGGGACAATACTGCCCTGCCCATCGGCCACGGCCAGACCATCTCCCAGCCCTATATAGTGGCGCGGATGACGGAGCTGCTGATCCAGAACGATCCGGCCCATGTGCTGGAGATCGGCACTGGATCCGGCTATCAGACCGCAGTACTGGCCCATCTGGTGGAGCATGTCTACACGGTGGAGCGGATCAAGTCGCTGCAGTTCCAGGCCCGGCGTCGGCTGCGCCAGCTCGACCTGCACAATGTCTCTGCCAAGCACGGCAACGGCTGGCTGGGCTGGCCCAACAAGGGACCGTTCGATGCCATCCTGGTGACGGCGGCGGCGAGCGAGGTGCCCAAGGCCCTGACCGATCAGCTGGCCGAAGGCGGGCGTCTGGTGCTGCCGGTGGGGGATAGTCAGCAGACTTTGCAGCTGATCGAGCGATCCGGCTCCCAGCTGACCAGCCGGATCCTGGAGCCGGTGCGTTTTGTCCCCCTGATTGATGGAGATGTGGAGTGA
- a CDS encoding YqaA family protein codes for MKLFSRLYVLVMQWARHKHAPWYLSITAFIESVFWPIPVDVMLAPMALAKPHKAWHYAGLATFFSVLGALFGYALGYALWEPVVQPLVVSVGYEDKIALAEQWFTQWGIWVIFIASFTPIPYKVFTVTAGLLHMALLPFIVTSLIGRGMRFFLVAGLMRWGGEKMERKLMHYVDVLGWLCIGLAIAAYFWFSR; via the coding sequence GTGAAGTTGTTTTCCCGTTTGTACGTACTGGTGATGCAGTGGGCCCGCCACAAGCACGCCCCCTGGTATCTCTCCATCACCGCCTTTATCGAGTCGGTGTTCTGGCCGATCCCGGTGGACGTGATGCTGGCCCCCATGGCGCTCGCCAAGCCGCACAAGGCGTGGCATTACGCCGGGTTGGCAACCTTCTTCTCTGTGCTGGGGGCGCTGTTTGGTTATGCCCTGGGCTATGCCCTGTGGGAACCCGTGGTTCAGCCGCTGGTGGTCTCTGTTGGCTATGAAGACAAGATTGCGCTGGCCGAGCAGTGGTTCACGCAGTGGGGGATCTGGGTGATTTTCATTGCCAGTTTCACGCCGATCCCCTACAAGGTGTTTACCGTCACGGCAGGCTTGCTTCATATGGCGCTACTGCCTTTTATCGTGACCTCCCTCATCGGTCGTGGCATGCGCTTCTTCCTGGTCGCGGGCCTGATGCGGTGGGGGGGTGAGAAGATGGAGCGCAAGCTGATGCACTATGTGGATGTGCTCGGCTGGCTCTGTATTGGTTTGGCCATTGCGGCCTATTTCTGGTTTAGTCGTTAA
- a CDS encoding LysM peptidoglycan-binding domain-containing protein, whose protein sequence is MRSRVWQGSSVVVLSWLLLACSSSKTAAPVQSLGNDPIASTIPTRQSMANSGMQGGSYTVVKGDTLYSIAFRSGMDVASLVSLNGISPPYNIYPGQQLRLDGSSGAVVSTGMAMNRPVTSGNGTYEVRRGDTLSSIGRQFNVSNQTLAQRNNLQAPYSLHVGQVLNVGASAAAGGQMVAATTPSVTSSGPKPLATAPAGTTTPFIAQKTIAPAPSTAYAQAKEQKNISSQSTLSWHWPAKGRIVEGFSVAEQGNKGIDISGQKGQPVYAASGGKVVYAGSALRGYGKLIILKHNDDYLSAYAHNDELRVREGDSVKGGAVIANMGSTDAPDVRLHFEIRYKGKSINPMGYLPKR, encoded by the coding sequence ATGCGTTCGCGTGTTTGGCAAGGAAGCAGTGTCGTCGTGTTGTCATGGCTACTGCTTGCCTGCTCTTCCAGCAAGACTGCTGCCCCGGTACAGAGTCTCGGCAATGACCCTATTGCCTCGACCATCCCGACTCGTCAAAGCATGGCCAATTCGGGCATGCAGGGTGGCAGTTACACAGTGGTGAAGGGGGATACCCTGTACTCCATCGCATTCCGTTCGGGCATGGATGTCGCTTCCCTGGTCAGCCTCAACGGGATCAGCCCTCCCTACAACATCTATCCGGGCCAGCAGCTCAGGCTGGATGGCTCTTCCGGCGCCGTGGTCAGCACCGGCATGGCGATGAACCGCCCTGTCACAAGCGGCAACGGCACCTATGAGGTGCGTCGTGGGGATACCCTGAGCAGCATAGGCCGCCAGTTCAATGTCTCCAATCAGACTCTGGCACAGCGCAACAACCTGCAGGCACCCTATTCGCTCCATGTTGGCCAGGTGCTCAACGTGGGGGCGAGTGCGGCGGCAGGCGGCCAGATGGTGGCGGCGACCACTCCGTCGGTGACCAGCTCCGGACCCAAACCGCTGGCGACGGCACCGGCAGGTACGACCACCCCGTTTATTGCTCAGAAAACGATTGCTCCTGCACCGTCAACAGCATACGCTCAGGCGAAAGAACAAAAAAACATCAGTTCCCAGTCAACTCTCTCCTGGCATTGGCCAGCTAAGGGACGGATAGTCGAAGGCTTCTCCGTTGCGGAACAAGGCAACAAGGGCATAGACATCTCCGGCCAGAAGGGCCAGCCCGTTTACGCCGCCAGCGGCGGCAAAGTGGTCTACGCGGGCAGTGCACTCAGGGGTTACGGCAAGCTGATTATTCTCAAGCACAACGATGACTACCTCTCTGCTTACGCCCACAACGACGAGTTGAGGGTCAGGGAGGGAGACTCCGTCAAAGGCGGAGCCGTCATCGCCAACATGGGTAGCACGGATGCGCCGGATGTGCGCCTGCACTTTGAAATCCGGTACAAAGGCAAGTCAATCAACCCGATGGGCTATTTGCCAAAGCGTTAA
- the rpoS gene encoding RNA polymerase sigma factor RpoS → MSQEQLVMQDAELEFDEELEAQEEEEVQEVVAETEETISDELMVPELNKVMDATQLYLGEIGFSPLLTAEEEVYYARRALRGDKAARKRMIESNLRLVVKIARRYNNRGLVLLDLIEEGNLGLIRAVEKFDPERGFRFSTYATWWIRQTIERAIMNQTRTIRLPIHVVKELNVYLRTARELSHRLDHEPTAEDIAFALDRSVDDVNRMLKLNEKITSVDTPIGGDRDKALLDVLSDERGMGPELESQEDDMRSSIVHWLEELNPKQREVLARRFGLLGYEPATLEDVGAEIGLTRERVRQIQVEGLRRLREILLGQGLSIEALFRTN, encoded by the coding sequence ATGAGCCAAGAACAACTGGTAATGCAGGATGCAGAGTTAGAGTTCGACGAAGAGCTGGAGGCCCAGGAGGAAGAAGAGGTTCAGGAGGTGGTTGCCGAGACTGAGGAGACCATCTCCGATGAGCTCATGGTGCCGGAACTGAACAAGGTGATGGACGCCACCCAGCTCTATCTGGGGGAGATCGGCTTCTCCCCCTTGCTCACGGCCGAAGAGGAAGTCTACTACGCCCGTCGTGCCCTGCGCGGTGACAAAGCTGCGCGCAAGCGCATGATCGAATCCAACCTGCGCCTGGTGGTCAAGATTGCCCGGCGCTACAACAACCGCGGCCTGGTGCTGCTGGATCTCATCGAAGAGGGGAACCTCGGCCTCATCCGGGCGGTCGAGAAGTTCGACCCCGAACGGGGTTTCCGTTTTTCCACCTATGCCACCTGGTGGATCCGCCAGACCATAGAGCGGGCCATCATGAACCAGACTCGCACCATCCGGCTGCCTATCCATGTGGTCAAGGAGCTGAACGTCTACCTGCGCACCGCGCGTGAACTCTCCCACCGCCTCGACCATGAACCCACCGCCGAAGACATCGCCTTCGCGCTGGATCGCTCGGTCGACGATGTGAACCGCATGCTCAAGCTCAACGAAAAGATCACCTCGGTGGATACTCCCATCGGCGGCGATCGCGACAAGGCCCTGCTCGATGTTCTGTCCGATGAGCGCGGCATGGGGCCCGAGCTGGAGTCTCAGGAAGATGACATGCGCAGCAGCATAGTCCACTGGCTGGAAGAGCTGAATCCCAAGCAGCGTGAGGTGCTGGCTCGCCGCTTTGGCCTGCTCGGTTACGAGCCGGCCACCCTGGAGGATGTAGGGGCCGAGATCGGTCTGACCCGCGAGCGGGTGCGCCAGATCCAGGTCGAAGGGTTGCGCCGCCTGCGGGAGATACTGCTGGGGCAGGGGCTCTCCATTGAGGCCCTGTTTAGAACCAATTGA
- the tsaD gene encoding tRNA (adenosine(37)-N6)-threonylcarbamoyltransferase complex transferase subunit TsaD gives MRVLGIETSCDETGIAIFDDQKGILSHQLYSQVKLHADYGGVVPELASRDHVRKTIPLIQAALQEVGLGKDDIDGIAYTAGPGLVGAILVGATIGRSLAMAWGKPAVAVHHMEGHLLAPMLEERAPEFPFVALLVSGGHSMLVRVDGIGSYQLLGESIDDAAGEAFDKTAKLMGLDYPGGPLLSRLAEKGTTGRFTFPRPMTDRPGLDMSFSGLKTFAANTIAANGDDEQTRADIARAFEDAVVDTLAIKCRRALKETGLKRLVVAGGVSANRHLRAQLAELMDNLKGEVFYPRTEYCTDNGAMIAYAGMQRLKAGVFEPLVVKAVPRWPLDTLDPV, from the coding sequence ATGCGTGTATTGGGCATAGAGACATCCTGTGACGAAACCGGGATCGCGATCTTCGACGATCAAAAAGGGATCCTTTCCCACCAGTTGTACAGCCAGGTCAAGCTGCATGCGGACTACGGTGGCGTCGTCCCCGAGCTCGCCAGCCGGGATCACGTCCGCAAGACGATCCCCTTGATCCAGGCCGCATTGCAAGAGGTGGGACTGGGCAAAGATGACATCGACGGCATCGCCTACACTGCGGGGCCGGGTCTGGTTGGCGCCATCCTGGTGGGGGCGACCATAGGCCGCTCCCTCGCCATGGCCTGGGGTAAACCCGCCGTGGCGGTACACCATATGGAAGGCCATCTGCTGGCTCCCATGCTGGAGGAGCGGGCTCCCGAATTCCCCTTCGTGGCGCTGCTGGTCTCCGGCGGTCACTCCATGCTGGTGCGGGTCGACGGCATCGGCAGTTATCAGCTGCTGGGGGAATCCATCGACGATGCCGCCGGCGAGGCCTTCGACAAGACCGCCAAGCTGATGGGACTGGACTACCCGGGCGGCCCCCTGCTCTCCCGCCTGGCCGAGAAAGGCACCACGGGACGCTTCACCTTCCCCCGCCCCATGACGGACAGACCCGGGCTCGACATGAGCTTCTCCGGCCTCAAGACCTTCGCCGCCAACACCATCGCCGCCAACGGTGACGATGAGCAGACCCGTGCCGACATCGCCCGGGCGTTTGAGGATGCTGTGGTCGATACCCTGGCCATCAAGTGCCGTCGCGCCTTGAAGGAGACAGGCCTCAAGCGTCTGGTGGTGGCTGGGGGCGTCAGCGCCAACCGTCATCTGCGCGCCCAGCTGGCCGAGCTGATGGATAACCTCAAGGGCGAGGTGTTCTATCCGCGCACCGAGTATTGCACCGACAACGGCGCCATGATCGCCTATGCCGGCATGCAGCGCCTGAAAGCGGGCGTGTTCGAGCCGCTGGTGGTCAAGGCGGTGCCGCGCTGGCCACTGGATACCCTGGATCCCGTGTGA
- the rpsU gene encoding 30S ribosomal protein S21, giving the protein MPVIKVRENEPFDVALRRFKRSCEKAGILSEVRSREFYEKPTTIRKRAKASAVKRHAKKLSRENARRIRLY; this is encoded by the coding sequence ATGCCAGTAATCAAAGTCCGTGAAAATGAGCCGTTTGACGTTGCTCTGCGTCGCTTCAAGCGTTCTTGCGAAAAGGCCGGTATCCTGTCTGAAGTTCGTAGCCGTGAGTTCTACGAGAAGCCGACTACCATTCGCAAGCGTGCCAAAGCGTCTGCCGTCAAGCGTCACGCCAAGAAGCTGTCCCGCGAAAACGCACGTCGTATCCGCCTGTACTAA
- a CDS encoding GatB/YqeY domain-containing protein: MSLKDQLKDQQKLAMLAKDKARLGAIRLLMAEIKQREVDTRVELNDEDILAVVTKMVKQRRDSISQFEAAGRQDLADKESAEILVLQEFLPQQLTAEEIVVLIEQAITESGAAVMADMGKVMAVLKPKIQGRADVGAVSAQVKTRLA; the protein is encoded by the coding sequence GTGTCTCTGAAGGATCAACTCAAGGATCAACAAAAACTCGCCATGCTGGCCAAAGACAAGGCTCGCTTGGGAGCGATCCGTTTGTTGATGGCAGAAATCAAGCAGCGTGAAGTCGATACCCGTGTCGAGCTCAATGATGAGGATATCCTCGCTGTCGTGACCAAGATGGTCAAACAGCGCCGTGATTCCATCAGCCAATTTGAAGCTGCCGGTCGTCAGGATCTTGCCGACAAAGAGTCCGCCGAGATCTTGGTGTTGCAGGAGTTCCTGCCGCAACAGCTGACCGCAGAGGAAATTGTCGTGTTGATCGAGCAAGCCATCACCGAAAGTGGGGCTGCCGTCATGGCGGACATGGGCAAAGTCATGGCTGTCTTGAAGCCGAAAATTCAGGGGCGTGCCGATGTCGGCGCCGTCAGTGCTCAGGTGAAAACCCGCTTGGCGTAA
- the dnaG gene encoding DNA primase, whose translation MAGRIPQSFIDDLLVRTDIVELIDSRVRLKKAGKNYQACCPFHNEKSPSFTVSQEKQFYHCFGCGAHGNAIGFVMEYDGLEFPDAIEELASMQGMQVPREQSLGGSGSAQPAVSKDLYELMNQIARFYESNLKSAHNAVEYLKGRGLTGEVVKRFNIGYAPGDWDQVRRRFGTSRDHEQLLISGGMLIPRDSGPGSYDRFRDRIMFPIRDKRGRVIGFGGRVLGDGTPKYLNSPETPIFHKGRELFGLYEVKQAHKDPRRILVVEGYMDVVALGQYDIDYAVAALGTATTSDHIHTLFRTTAEVVCCYDGDNAGREAAWRALDNALSHLQDGRELKFVFLPDGEDPDSLVHQIGKEGFEALLDQAQPFADFMFERLGRDAALSGEAGKFEVANKAAELIRRVPEGFTREGLITRLSSMMRWGENKQRIAELFARNSQPKGEVSKPKAAKLTPIRRALALMVQYPAVTAELPAMPELAGLRVQGIKFLLQLHQQILTQPGITTGILLEHWRGTKEGEILAQLAMHDLFEEIKLDQEPDILGELQDTFVGFINQFLKQRIEELQAKVAQEGLSSEETQELMMLIREVQIEKRNESGA comes from the coding sequence ATGGCAGGCAGGATCCCACAATCCTTTATCGATGATCTGCTCGTACGCACAGACATTGTCGAGCTGATCGACTCGCGAGTGCGGCTGAAGAAGGCCGGCAAGAACTATCAGGCTTGTTGTCCTTTTCATAACGAAAAAAGCCCCTCTTTCACCGTCAGTCAGGAGAAGCAGTTCTACCACTGCTTCGGTTGCGGTGCTCACGGCAATGCCATCGGCTTTGTCATGGAGTACGACGGACTCGAATTCCCGGACGCCATCGAAGAGCTCGCCAGCATGCAAGGCATGCAGGTACCTCGCGAGCAGAGCCTGGGCGGCTCTGGCAGTGCCCAACCCGCCGTCAGCAAGGATCTCTACGAGCTGATGAACCAGATCGCCCGCTTCTACGAAAGCAACCTGAAGAGCGCCCACAATGCGGTGGAGTACCTGAAGGGACGCGGTCTGACCGGGGAAGTGGTCAAGCGCTTCAACATAGGTTATGCCCCGGGAGACTGGGATCAGGTGAGGCGCCGTTTTGGGACCAGCCGGGATCACGAGCAGTTGCTTATCTCCGGCGGCATGCTGATCCCTCGCGACAGCGGTCCTGGCAGCTATGATCGCTTCCGCGATCGCATCATGTTCCCCATCCGTGACAAGCGGGGTCGGGTCATCGGCTTCGGTGGCCGGGTGCTGGGGGATGGCACTCCCAAGTACCTCAACTCCCCGGAAACCCCCATCTTCCACAAGGGGCGTGAACTGTTCGGCCTCTACGAGGTGAAGCAGGCACACAAGGATCCTCGCCGGATCCTGGTGGTTGAAGGCTATATGGATGTGGTGGCGCTCGGTCAGTACGACATCGACTATGCGGTGGCCGCGCTGGGGACGGCCACCACCAGCGACCATATCCACACCCTTTTCCGCACCACGGCCGAGGTGGTCTGCTGCTACGATGGCGACAACGCCGGTCGTGAGGCGGCCTGGCGGGCGCTGGACAATGCACTCTCCCATCTGCAGGACGGGCGCGAACTCAAGTTCGTGTTTCTGCCCGATGGCGAGGATCCCGACTCTCTGGTCCACCAGATCGGCAAGGAGGGATTTGAGGCCTTGCTGGATCAGGCCCAGCCCTTCGCCGATTTCATGTTCGAGCGTCTCGGGCGTGATGCCGCCCTTTCTGGCGAGGCGGGCAAGTTTGAAGTGGCCAACAAGGCTGCCGAACTGATCCGTCGCGTGCCGGAAGGCTTTACTCGAGAAGGATTGATCACCCGGCTCTCCAGCATGATGCGCTGGGGGGAGAACAAGCAGCGGATCGCCGAGCTGTTTGCCCGCAATAGTCAGCCCAAGGGCGAAGTCAGCAAGCCCAAGGCCGCCAAACTGACCCCTATTCGCCGTGCACTGGCTCTGATGGTGCAATATCCGGCGGTGACGGCCGAACTGCCGGCCATGCCGGAACTGGCTGGGCTGCGGGTGCAGGGCATCAAGTTCCTGTTGCAGCTGCATCAGCAGATCCTGACTCAGCCAGGGATCACCACCGGTATCCTGCTGGAGCACTGGCGTGGCACCAAGGAGGGGGAGATCCTGGCTCAATTGGCCATGCACGACCTGTTTGAAGAGATCAAGCTCGACCAGGAGCCGGATATTCTGGGAGAATTGCAGGATACCTTCGTCGGTTTCATCAACCAGTTTCTGAAGCAACGAATCGAAGAATTGCAGGCCAAGGTGGCGCAGGAAGGGCTAAGCTCTGAAGAAACACAGGAGCTGATGATGCTGATCAGAGAGGTACAGATTGAGAAAAGAAATGAGAGCGGGGCTTGA